The genome window GATTCTAACGATGAAAGATGCCGATGCCCCCTTTACGGGGGATATTCGTGTTGAAGGAGATCGCATTACGCAGATTGCTGACCACATTTTGCCTCAACCGCAAGATGAGATTATTGATGGCCGCCATAAGATTGCCATGCCGGGTCTCATTAATGCCCACCAACATACACCAATGAGCCTGCTCCGGGGATTCTCGGATGATCTGAAGCTGATGGACTGGCTCGAACGCAAAATGCTGCCTGCTGAAGCGCGGATGAACCCGGAAGATATCTATTGGGGAGCTAAGTTATCCATCGCCGAGATGATCCGTTCGGGTACCACTGCCTTTGCCGATATGTACATTCATATGAACGAGATTGCCGAAGTGGTCAAGCGAACAGGTATCCGGGCATCGCTCACACGCGGAATGGTATTCATGGAGGACGATGGGGGACGCAGGTTGCAGGAAGCGATTGATCTTGTAGAGCGCTGGTCTGGAGCCGCCGATGGGCGAATTACAACCATGTATGGACCCCACTCTCCTTACACATGTCCCGTAGAGCCACTCCGTGAAGTCATTGCTATGGCTGTCAAGGAGGATATCCCGCTGCATATTCATCTGGCTGAGACGAAAGAGGAAGTCGTGAAGATTCGTGAACGTTATGGTATGACCCCGACGGAGTATTTGGAAGAGGCGGGGATGTTCGAACAGGCACATGTGTTGCTTGCGCATGGTGTGCACCTCAATCGAAGAGATATCAGCAGATTGAAGGGTATGTGTGGTGGTGTAGCACACAATCCGGTCAGCAATCTGAAGCTAGGGTGTGGAATCGCTCCGATTACCGAGATGTTGGCCCAGGGGATTAACGTGGGGATCGGAACCGATGGAGCGGGAAGTGCCACAACCGTGGATATGTTCGAGGAGATCAAAGCGGCGACCTGGCTGCAAAAGCTAGACTATGGCGATCCCACACGCTTGCCAGCCAAGGACGTTCTACGCATGGCTACACGCGGAAGTGCTATTCTGCTTGGTTTACAGGATGAAGTGGGTGTACTTGAGGTGGGGCGCAAGGCGGATCTGATCCTGATCGATCTGGCGAAACCACATCTTCAACCGGTACATGAAGTAGAATCGTTACTGGCTTATAGTGTAAACGGTGCGGATGTGGATACCACGATTGTGAACGGTCAGCTCCTCATGCAAGGCAGGAAGTTGTTAACGATTGATG of Paenibacillus sp. FSL R5-0517 contains these proteins:
- a CDS encoding amidohydrolase, with product MSILIQQATILTMKDADAPFTGDIRVEGDRITQIADHILPQPQDEIIDGRHKIAMPGLINAHQHTPMSLLRGFSDDLKLMDWLERKMLPAEARMNPEDIYWGAKLSIAEMIRSGTTAFADMYIHMNEIAEVVKRTGIRASLTRGMVFMEDDGGRRLQEAIDLVERWSGAADGRITTMYGPHSPYTCPVEPLREVIAMAVKEDIPLHIHLAETKEEVVKIRERYGMTPTEYLEEAGMFEQAHVLLAHGVHLNRRDISRLKGMCGGVAHNPVSNLKLGCGIAPITEMLAQGINVGIGTDGAGSATTVDMFEEIKAATWLQKLDYGDPTRLPAKDVLRMATRGSAILLGLQDEVGVLEVGRKADLILIDLAKPHLQPVHEVESLLAYSVNGADVDTTIVNGQLLMQGRKLLTIDEDELYREVKVRAKRIVEGI